In one Gemmatimonas aurantiaca genomic region, the following are encoded:
- the atpG gene encoding ATP synthase F1 subunit gamma, producing MAKGKELKGRIRSTENTRKITRTMEMVATSKLKRATDRVAAARPYALALGEVLSHVYSPELADRFPLLRRPATPRTVALVVLTANRGLCGAFNANLIKEARARLAELEGRGLTVELHVVGRKGAGFFRYINRALASQRTDITDKPTAADAASLIDGLMQRFAAGAVDAVYVTYAKYLSALSAPPTTEQVLPVAPPTTKTDGGVQHDFILAPSADAILEALLPLYVRNAMYRALVETEAGFQSAQRTAMKNATDNATELLQVLKRTYNSARQAQITQEIAEIVGGASALQG from the coding sequence ATGGCCAAGGGGAAGGAACTCAAGGGGCGTATCCGCTCCACGGAGAATACGCGGAAGATCACGCGCACCATGGAAATGGTCGCGACGTCGAAGCTGAAGCGGGCCACCGACCGGGTGGCCGCGGCGCGCCCGTATGCGCTCGCGCTCGGCGAGGTGCTCTCGCACGTGTATTCGCCTGAGCTGGCCGACCGCTTTCCGCTGCTGCGGCGTCCCGCGACGCCGCGCACGGTGGCGCTGGTCGTGCTCACGGCCAATCGGGGTCTGTGTGGCGCGTTCAACGCGAACCTGATCAAGGAAGCCCGCGCCCGCCTCGCGGAACTCGAAGGCCGGGGGCTCACCGTCGAGCTCCATGTCGTCGGCCGCAAGGGCGCCGGCTTCTTCCGCTACATCAACCGTGCGCTCGCCTCGCAGCGCACGGACATCACCGACAAGCCGACGGCGGCCGATGCCGCGTCGCTGATCGATGGACTCATGCAGCGGTTCGCTGCGGGCGCCGTCGATGCGGTGTACGTGACGTACGCGAAGTATCTCTCGGCGCTCTCGGCGCCGCCGACCACCGAGCAGGTGCTGCCGGTGGCGCCGCCCACCACGAAGACCGATGGTGGCGTGCAGCACGACTTCATCCTCGCGCCCTCCGCCGACGCGATCCTCGAAGCACTGCTTCCGCTCTACGTGCGCAATGCGATGTATCGCGCGCTCGTCGAGACCGAAGCCGGCTTCCAGAGCGCGCAGCGGACGGCGATGAAGAACGCGACGGACAATGCGACCGAGCTGCTGCAGGTGCTCAAGCGCACCTACAACTCGGCGCGTCAGGCGCAGATCACGCAGGAAATCGCCGAAATCGTCGGCGGTGCATCGGCATTGCAGGGCTGA
- the atpD gene encoding F0F1 ATP synthase subunit beta, translating into MATTAAPTTVGKIVQVIGPVIDVAFENDHLPELYNAVVVNTTAPDGSRITVTAEVQQHIGRNQVRAVAMSSTDGITRGMDVIDTRSSITVPIGAPALGRILNVLGEPVDDGAPIPADAERWPIHRKRPDFVNLEPKTEVFETGIKVVDLVAPFVKGGKIGLFGGAGVGKTVIIQELINNVAKGHGGKSVFCGVGERTREGNDLYLEFQEAGILDKVALIYGQMNEPPGARLRVALAGLTVAEYFRDQENADVLVFVDNIFRFTQAGSEVSALLGRMPSAVGYQPTLATEMGELQERITSTRNGSITSVQAIYVPADDLTDPAPATAFAHLDATVVLNRKITELGIYPAVDPLDSTSRILDPQYVGERHYAAATTTQRILQRYKELQDIIAILGMDELSEDDKKIVGRARRLQRFMSQPFAVAEQFTGIAGKYVKLEETISSFERICAGEFDHLPEQAFFMAGGVEDVVANAKKLQG; encoded by the coding sequence ATGGCTACCACTGCCGCTCCGACCACTGTCGGCAAGATCGTTCAGGTCATCGGTCCCGTCATCGACGTGGCGTTCGAGAACGATCACCTGCCGGAGCTCTACAACGCCGTCGTCGTCAACACCACCGCGCCCGATGGGTCGCGCATCACCGTGACCGCCGAGGTGCAGCAGCACATCGGCCGCAATCAGGTGCGCGCGGTGGCCATGTCCAGCACCGATGGCATCACGCGCGGCATGGACGTGATCGACACGCGCTCGTCGATCACGGTGCCCATCGGCGCGCCCGCGCTCGGCCGCATCCTGAACGTGCTGGGCGAGCCGGTGGACGATGGCGCGCCGATTCCGGCCGACGCCGAACGCTGGCCCATCCACCGCAAGCGCCCCGATTTTGTCAACCTCGAACCGAAGACGGAAGTCTTCGAAACGGGCATCAAGGTCGTCGACCTCGTCGCCCCGTTCGTGAAGGGTGGCAAGATCGGTCTGTTCGGCGGCGCCGGTGTCGGCAAGACGGTCATCATCCAGGAGCTCATCAACAACGTCGCGAAGGGACACGGCGGCAAGTCGGTGTTCTGCGGCGTGGGTGAGCGCACGCGCGAAGGGAACGACCTGTACCTGGAATTCCAGGAAGCGGGCATTCTCGACAAGGTCGCGTTGATCTACGGTCAGATGAACGAACCGCCGGGCGCGCGTCTGCGCGTCGCGCTGGCCGGCCTCACGGTGGCCGAGTACTTCCGCGATCAGGAGAACGCGGACGTGCTGGTGTTCGTCGACAACATCTTCCGCTTCACGCAGGCGGGTTCGGAAGTGTCGGCGCTGCTGGGCCGCATGCCGTCGGCCGTGGGATACCAGCCCACGCTGGCCACGGAGATGGGCGAACTGCAGGAACGCATCACCTCCACGCGCAACGGCTCCATCACGTCGGTGCAGGCCATCTACGTGCCGGCCGACGATCTCACCGACCCGGCGCCGGCCACGGCCTTCGCGCACCTCGACGCCACGGTCGTGCTCAACCGCAAGATCACCGAGCTGGGCATCTACCCGGCCGTGGACCCGCTCGACTCCACGTCGCGCATCCTCGATCCGCAGTACGTGGGCGAGCGGCACTACGCGGCCGCGACGACCACGCAGCGCATCCTGCAGCGTTACAAGGAACTCCAGGACATCATCGCCATTCTCGGCATGGACGAACTCTCGGAAGACGACAAGAAGATCGTCGGCCGGGCGCGTCGTCTGCAGCGTTTCATGTCGCAGCCGTTCGCGGTGGCCGAGCAGTTCACGGGCATCGCCGGCAAGTACGTGAAGCTCGAGGAGACCATCTCCAGCTTCGAGCGGATCTGCGCCGGTGAGTTCGATCACTTGCCCGAGCAGGCGTTTTTCATGGCCGGTGGCGTGGAAGACGTGGTGGCCAACGCGAAGAAGCTCCAGGGCTGA
- the atpC gene encoding ATP synthase F1 subunit epsilon yields the protein MSDALKVSVISPERVLFEGTARGVIAPAFDGEVGILPLHAPLMTLLGKGTLRIDTTQGEKRYTVDGGFLQVVDDQVRVVTEQATAA from the coding sequence GTGAGCGACGCACTGAAGGTGTCGGTGATCTCGCCCGAGCGCGTGCTGTTCGAAGGCACCGCGCGTGGTGTGATCGCGCCCGCCTTCGATGGCGAAGTGGGCATTCTTCCGCTGCACGCGCCGCTCATGACGCTGCTGGGGAAGGGCACGCTGCGCATCGACACGACGCAGGGCGAGAAGCGGTACACGGTCGACGGCGGCTTCCTGCAGGTCGTCGACGACCAGGTCCGCGTGGTGACGGAGCAGGCCACGGCCGCCTGA
- a CDS encoding LytTR family DNA-binding domain-containing protein, producing the protein MSLRVVVLGQVPPALQQQLSELASSMDLTLIGPVSDLTAAQTALSSPVPDIAVVSTAMSDGSGFSFIRNLPSTQRPVSVIFVGSKDEDAVAAFELQATDFVLWPASVARVNEALTRARQHVLQLALLRTADELQRLLGEATAAGGVDLGAVFNGRLAAASLAGAPLTANGNGHAYANGHTNGNGGGNGHGLSQRRRRTLGGASTGTLIATAPWRATSRPLDNRLGRMRDGAEEAVLDLSLEDGGRSAAGEGRPLRVLVREGRRTRFVPLADIDWFEADGNYIRVHAAGERYRTRGTITAIEAALDPRQFVRIHRRIVVNMDRVREMSPLPGGDGLLLLGDGSTLRLSRTYRSRVR; encoded by the coding sequence ATGTCTCTGCGAGTCGTCGTTCTGGGCCAGGTCCCGCCCGCTCTGCAGCAACAGCTCTCCGAGCTGGCGAGTTCGATGGACCTGACATTGATCGGACCGGTGTCCGATCTCACGGCAGCGCAGACTGCGTTGTCGTCCCCCGTACCTGATATCGCCGTCGTGAGCACGGCCATGTCCGATGGCTCGGGGTTCTCCTTCATTCGCAATCTGCCGTCGACGCAGCGTCCGGTGTCGGTCATCTTCGTCGGCAGCAAAGACGAGGATGCGGTGGCGGCGTTCGAGCTGCAGGCCACGGACTTCGTGCTCTGGCCGGCGTCGGTGGCCCGGGTGAATGAAGCACTGACGCGCGCGCGGCAGCATGTGCTGCAACTCGCGCTGCTGCGCACGGCGGACGAGCTGCAGCGTCTGCTGGGCGAGGCCACGGCCGCGGGAGGAGTCGACCTGGGCGCCGTGTTCAACGGACGTCTGGCGGCGGCATCTCTGGCCGGCGCGCCCCTCACGGCAAACGGGAACGGGCATGCCTACGCCAACGGACATACGAACGGCAATGGCGGCGGCAATGGCCACGGGCTGTCGCAGCGTCGTCGTCGTACGTTGGGCGGTGCGAGCACCGGCACGCTGATCGCGACGGCGCCGTGGCGGGCCACGTCGAGGCCGCTGGACAATCGTCTCGGTCGCATGCGCGACGGGGCGGAGGAGGCGGTGCTCGATCTTTCGCTCGAAGACGGCGGTCGGTCGGCGGCGGGTGAAGGACGTCCGCTGCGGGTGCTGGTGCGCGAAGGCCGTCGTACGCGTTTCGTGCCGCTGGCCGATATCGACTGGTTCGAAGCGGACGGCAACTACATCCGCGTGCACGCCGCTGGTGAGCGGTACCGGACGCGCGGCACGATCACGGCCATCGAAGCGGCACTCGATCCGCGGCAGTTCGTGCGCATCCATCGTCGCATCGTCGTGAACATGGACCGGGTGCGAGAGATGAGCCCGTTGCCCGGTGGCGACGGCCTGCTGCTGCTCGGCGACGGGTCGACGCTGCGGTTGTCACGAACGTATCGATCGCGGGTGCGGTGA